The stretch of DNA CTTGTTGGCAAAACTTGCCGATAAGTGTAATGCGCCACGGTTGCCGGTGTGGTGGTATAAGGATCACCAACATTACCTTTAATCATGGTTGCTGGTGCAATAATCTTGCCATCTGGATCAACGTAATTTACCGTAATGCCACCCGCAGGTACCGCCTTTTCAAAGACGAAGCTTAAGGTTTGTGGTGCTTGCATGTAATGACCAGTAGTGGTGCTGCTTGCCTTTGGTAAGAAAGTGTAGCCAGCGACTCGTGCCAAATTAGAAAAGTCATAACTGTCACCAATCTTAGGACTCGTCTTAGTCATCGCAGTAGCAATCGGTTGATCGGCTTGATCAACAAAGTTCAACGTGACACTTGGCGCAATCTCCCAATTGACAGCTTGGTAAACCATCACATCGTAAACAAACTGAACCCCGTCAGGATAAGTGATGCCAATGTAACCAGTTGAATTGGCAGCCGTATAAGGCACACCATGTAACCCATAAGAGAACCAATTACCATTGTTATAGACCGTTGGAATCTCAAACTCACCATTGCCTAAAGAGACTAACGGCGTTTGTTTCATTAATTGCGTAGCCGTAACTTCCGACCCACTCCAAGTCGTTGCATACCTAGAAGTCAGGTTTTCACCTTCAATCCCAGTCAACGGTGTCGCCGTAAAGTCAGCTGGTTGACCAATAACCATGGGTACTGGTTGCGAAACATCGATCGATTGACCACCAACAATAATATAAACTGGTTTCTTAAAGTCCCTTAGAGAACTGAGGTCAGTCAATGACCCGTCACTAAAGTCCATCCGTTTACTAGTCAAATCATTGTTGTCAATCGCCGTCAACCATGGCGCCAATTGCGCGAGTTGAGCATTCGTCAACCCATTTGGATTATGTTGATAACCCCCACCGCGGAACACACTGGCCAAATTAACGAAACTAATGGTACTTGGATCAATTTGTGTCAACGGTTCTAGGTTAGCTTCGGACATTTCGATCATCGAAACGGCTAATTCATTGAAGTGATCTGGAATCAGTGGCGTTAAATCAATCCCTGGATTGATTTATTGCGTCACTAAAGTAACCGTTGTGGTACTTGGCAAGTACTGCAAATCTTGCATCCCGGCTAAAGTCCCCGTAACTATGATTGGACTATAATCAATCCCGACGTAGAAGACACTGCCTTTAAAGTTTCGAATATCACCAACAGTTACCTCACCAGTGACACCCAAGTCTGTTTGAAAGGCGGCTTCGATGCCCGGATCACCAAAGGTCACGACCGTACTGTCTGGCACTGTTGCGGCAGTTGTTGTCGCACTGGCCGTACTCGTTGCGGTACTCGTAACAGGATTAGTCGCACTCGTTGCTGCTGAAGCGGAGCTCGTTACGGCGCTAGTTGTTGCACTCGTAACCGTTGACGTGTTGCTGGTTGTCGCACTAGTTGCCATGCTGGTTGCTGAAACTGGCGTCGCACTAGTTTGGCCGCTCATAACACTGCTGTTAGCACCCGCGCTCGTCGCCGCTGAAATGGTTCCAGCACGGGCCGCAACGGATGTCTGGTTGGAAGCGACACTAACTGGTGCCGTGTCGGTCGCTGCTGCACTTGAGTTGACTGTCTTAGTGCTTGCAGCACTGGTCACCGAAGCACTTGAAGCTGCCGTACTCGTTGCTGCTGCACTAGTAACTAATGTTGTTGTGGTACCCGTATTAGTCGTTGCAGTGGTCGCAGCAGTTGCCGTTACAGGCTGCATGAATAACGCAGCCCCTAATAAGCTGCCACCAACCAAAGTGACCAAAGCGGTACACCACTTTTTACCTGATTTATATAATAAATAATGCGTTTTAGTTAAATTAGTTCGTTGTAATTGCTTTAAACGCATTCTGAACGCCCCTTTTTCAAATAACCCGAAAAGGCGCCCTCAAGCAGCTATTAGTAGTTACTCGATGGCGACCTTTAATTAACACTTTTTATTAAATCTCCCAAAATGACTTCCCATTTCGGGAGAACTGCTACCGACCAATCAGTCGGCGCATCTCATCAAAGACTTGCTGAATAACTAAAACAATTTATTCAATCACGATCATAAAACTTTCGACCTGCAAGTCCTGA from Lactiplantibacillus brownii encodes:
- a CDS encoding KxYKxGKxW signal peptide domain-containing protein — encoded protein: MRLKQLQRTNLTKTHYLLYKSGKKWCTALVTLVGGSLLGAALFMQPVTATAATTATTNTGTTTTLVTSAAATSTAASSASVTSAASTKTVNSSAAATDTAPVSVASNQTSVAARAGTISAATSAGANSSVMSGQTSATPVSATSMATSATTSNTSTVTSATTSAVTSSASAATSATNPVTSTATSTASATTTAATVPDSTVVTFGDPGIEAAFQTDLGVTGEVTVGDIRNFKGSVFYVGIDYSPIIVTGTLAGMQDLQYLPSTTTVTLVTQ